A region of the Chryseobacterium cucumeris genome:
ACATTCTCTTATGGATACAAACTGTACGTGGATGTAGACGGAACTGAAGTCGTTATTGAGCGTGATGATCACGGTGACTTAAGAGCTCTTCTCCCCGATGCTGCTTCCGAAAAAAATGTAGATAAAGGACTTATTGAAGCCATTATAGAAGTATTTAAAGAGCTTCAGGTTTTATGATTTGTTAAATTCATTATGATTTTCTGAATACTTTCATCTGTCCGGCCATAATAGCCAGTAATATTCCAAAGCAGGCAAAAAGACCATATGAATACCTAAGATCAAAGCTTTCTGCAATATATCCGATAAGAGGCGGCCCCATCAGAAATCCTAAAAATGATATGCTGGAAACAAATGATAAAGCAATACTCGGAGCTACTGTACTCACTTTTCCTACTGTACTGTAAACGGAAGGCACACTCAGGGAACTTCCAAGGCCAATGATCATAAAAGCAATGATGCAGATCCACAGTTCCGGAAAGAAAACACTTAGAAAAAGTCCGCTGCTCATCAATAGCCCACAGCACTGCAGAACAATCTTTTTTCCATATTTTTCAATGATTTTATTCCCGATAAAACGACCTAAAGTCATCATTAAGATAAAACTTGTATATCCCAGTATGACAAGGTTTTCAGGTGCTTTAACTATAGTTTGAAAATAAACCCCGCTCCAGTCGAACATCGCTCCTTCAATCGCCATACTCAGAAAGCCTATAATTCCCAAACCAATCAGTGTAGGATTCACTGCTTTGAAAATTGAACGGGTCTGCGGTTCTGCTTTATGAATAATATTGGTCAGATTTTTTGTACTGTACAACCAAAGTATTCCTACCAGAAGGAAAATAACAGCAAAATGATAAAAAGTTCCTACATGGAGATTAATCATCAGCAAACCTATGACTGCCCCCGTAAGCCCTGCAAAGCACCATGCTCCGTGATAAGAAGAAAGAAGAGTTCTTTTCGTAATAGATTCTATCTCAATTGCTTGTGTATTGATGGCAATATTGCACATATTCCCGGACACACCGAAAAAGAACAGAACAGCCCCTAAAGTCCAGTAAGAAGGTGATAAACCAATTAAGAGAAGAAAAAAAGGATACAGCATAAAGCATCTTTTAATAATTCCGCTGCTTCCGTAGATGCTGATCAGTTTTCCGGCCAGAACCATCGTCGACAGCTGTCCTATCGGCATCAGAAGCAACAGCGTTCCCAACTGTGCTTCAGTAATGGAAAGAGCAGTTTTAATGATAGGAATCCGGCTCGCCCAGGAGGAAAAAACAAGCCCGTGGGCAAAGAATAGTAAAAAACAGGCGGTCGGCATTTTTGCATTAAAAGATGGGGTCTCGTTCATTATAACAGGGTAATAAAAATCCTTTTTGCAAATTTAGACACGCTGCGCTATTAAAATGTAGTTCATTTTTGTCATTTTTATGTTCCATTTTGACCAATTAATGAAATTGCCGACCTCATTATGGTGGAAAATCACATTATTTTTTGAACACAAATTTTTATTTTCAAGTCTGTTTAAACTTAACCACAAAAGTCACAAAAGTTTTTATTTTCTAAACACTTTGGTATACTTTAGAAAGTTTAAGTAAATACCGTGTAATTAAGCTCACATAAGATGAAAATCTTTGATTTTCAACAAAACTTTAGGATACTTTTATACACAAAGCATATAACTTTAAATAGTTTAAGTGTTTAAAAAGCTTTTGTGTCTTTTGTGGTTTTATAACGTTTAAATAACTTTTTCATTAATTTCGTTGTATAAATAATGAGCCATGAAAGAAAAATGGATTGCTTATCCCACCATTTTGGAAGGGGAAACAGTTGAATTAATTCCTCTTGAAAAACAGCATTTTGAAGAATTATATACTGCCGCATCAGATAAAGAACTTTGGGAACTCATTCCTACTGACTGTTCAGAGGAGACGATGTTTTATAAAACTTATGAATTCGCTTTATCAGAAAGAGAAACCGGAAATCAGTACCCGTTTGTCATACGACATAAAGAAACCGGAAAATTGATCGGCTCCACCCGCTTTTTTGAAATATATCCAGCAGACAGAAAACTGGAAATCGGATGGACATGGATCATCAAAGAGTTCTGGGAACAGCCATCAACCTGGAATGCAAATTACTACTGCTCACCTTCTGCTTTGATGTACTGAAAACAAACAGGGTACAGTTGAAAACGAAAGACGATAATTTCAGATCACGAAAAGCAATCGAAAAAATCGGTGGTGTATTTGAAGGTATTTTACGTAAAGACAAAGTCCTCAGGGATGGAAGCACAAGAAATGCGGCTTATTACAGTATTTTGGATAATGAATGGGCAGCCGCAAAATGCAAAATTGAAGCTTTGATCAAAGAAAAGCAAAGTATTGGCTAAAAGTATACCATAAAAAACACCCGATATTTGAAACGGGTGTTTGTATTTATTTAATTGAAAGACTGTCTGTAACTCAGCGGTGTTTTATCGGTTTTCTTTTTAAAGAGCTTGTTGAATGACTGCGGATGTTCAAATCCGAGAGCATATGCTACTTCAGAAACAGAAAAGCCTGTCGTAGTAAGGTATTCTTTTGCCTTCTCGATCAGTTTTTCGTGAATATGCTGCTGGGCGTTTAATCCGGTAAGGTTACGAAGCATATCACTCAGATAATGGGGTGACAGATTGAGTGTGGATGCCAGAAATTCCACCGTTGGAAGCCCTTTATTTAATGTTTCCTGCTCGTTAAAATACTTTTCCAGCACCACATCCATTTTAGCCAGCACATCATTATTAACTGCCTTTCTGGTAATAAACTGTCTTTTATAAAAACGGTTGCTGTAATTGAGAAGAACATCAATATAAGAAACAATAACATCCTGGCTTACTTCATCAATGGCTGTATTCAGTTCATTTCCAATATAATCAAGAAGCCCCGTTATTGTTGTTTTTTCCTGATCCGATAAATGCAGTGCTTCATTTGTATCATAAGAAAAGAAACCGAAGTTTTTGATATTCTTTGCCAAAGGATAACTTCTGATGAAATCCGGATGTACCAGCAAAGTATACCCGCAGTATTCTGCATTCTCATCGGTGGAAAGAACCTGTCCGGGTGCTGTGAACATCATGCCTCCTTCATTGAAGTCGTAATATCCCTGCCCGTAACCCATTTTCCCGACCGTGGAATATTTATATGAGATCTTATAAAAATTCAGGATAAAGCTTCTCTTCAGCATATCTTTTCTGATACTCATTTTCGTATTATCCACAAGGCTTACCAACGGATGAAGCGGCTTGGGCAGCTGCAGCATATCGTGCAATTCTGATATGGATGAGATCTTCAGCGGAATATTATCTTTCTTTTCCATGATATAAAATTATAAATTATTGGAGTAAAAAGACAGTACAATGTAATTTACTTTATACTGTCTTTCAAAAATCTGATTACATAAACTGTTTTCCGAACTGCTCTCTGAATGCTTCATCACCTAGTTCAAGACGCTGTGCATAGATGGCTTTAGCATCTTCTCCGGCCACATATCTCAATTGTTTTTTACCATCTGTTGCAGCCTCATAGACTACTGCTGCAATCTGTTCCGGTGTAGAAGCCGCTTCCATCATTCCTTCCATTTTAGAAAACAGAGAATTCGTCATGTCTTCATAAGCAGGACTGGATGCTGAGTCCAGAGAACGGCTTACAAAATCCGTTTTGATTCCTCCGGGAGAAACAGTTTTAATATCAATTCCCAAAGTATTAAGCTCAAAAGCTAAGCTTTCACTCCACCCTTCAAGCGCCCACTTGGTTGCGTGATAAGTAGAACCTAATGGGAATGCTACCAGTCCTCCTATAGACGTTGTAGAAATGAACATTCCTTTTTTCTGTTCTCTGAAGTAAGGAATAAATGCCTGTGTAACGCGTATAACTCCTAATAAATTCGTGTCCAGCTGTTTGACGATCTGATCATCAGAAAGCGCTTCCAAAGGTCCTATAAGGCCATATCCCGCGTTATTATACACCACATCGATGTCTCCAAGTTCAAGAGCCTGCTGTACAGTAGACTTAATCTGTTCCGGATTGGTAACATCCAGCGGAAGTACAGTTACATTCTCCAAAGCCGCAAGATCAGCTGCTGCTTCAGGGGTTCTCATAGTCGCGATTACTTTCCATCCGTTGTTTTGAAATAATTGGGCAGCTGCTTTTCCTAATCCTGTAGAAGCACCTGTTATAAAAATTGTTTTCATTTTTCCTGGTTTAAAATTACAGGACAAAGTTCTGCATTACAACAAACGCCGGAGTTGCCAAAATGGGGTAAGGTGTAGCCAAAACGGATTCTTCAATATATTTGTTTTTTGTAAGTTTGTCCCGATCTATTTTTATGGCAGAATATATTCTTGACAACATCAATATCAGTACACTTTCCGTATATGACCTGCTGAAACATACCTCAGACAGCGCATTTATCGGAATCAGGGATTTTCGTGAGATCTATCCTGTTGCTATTGAAAACAATACAGGAATATTTACAAAAGAGTCTTCATTACAGAATTTTCCGGTAGTTACCATCAGCAAAATAAACAGCACTCTGCTTTGTTCATGCACTTGCAGCAATGAAAAGAACCAGCTTTGTTCTCATCAGGCAGAAATAATCCACTGCATTATTGAAGATAAAAACTATCGCCTGTTTTTTGATGAAACACTCCGCAAAAAAAACTTTCTTCCTAAAGCAAAAGAATATGGGCTGGAAAATGAGCCGGATCTGGATCAGTATTTTGAACTGGAATATACTGAAGGTAAAATTAAAATACTGCCCAGAATCAAAGAAATGCTTCCTGCAGATGATGTGATGTTGACAAGGGATCTTCTTCCTCAGCTTCCTTCTAAACTGGATGAGCTGGCAGTATTGGAATCGGATAAAAAGCAAATATTGGTTATCGGTAAACACCGTTATTACAATCATATGACCTTCTCACTGATGGAGGCAGAAATAACTCAGACAGGAAAGCTCAAAAATCCCGTAACTCCTGTAGATGCCATGCAGCTTATCTGGAAAGCAGAAAAACCTGCAGACATCAAATTTTATACTGCCATTACTACTTTTCAGAACAACTATAATGAAGATTACAATACGGCAGAACTGGAAGCTTTAAAGCTCATTGTACAGAATCCTCTGGAGCTTGAGGTCTATTATCATGACAGGGAAATCGCAGAAACCGTTTCCTCAAAGTCACTTTCCTTTATTGAATTAAATACTTTAGATGCGGAGGTTCAATTATCTGTATTTAAGAAAGATCCGTTTTTTGAAATCACCGGAGAGCTGTTGTTTAATGACATTGCTCTTCCATTTAAAAATATAGTTCTCAGAAATGAGTATTTTGTGTATAACCGAAACATTTTCAGCTTTGTAGACAATCCGGACATGCTCAGAATCATCCGGTTCTTTAAGGCTCATAATGAAATTTTACTGGTTCATTCTTCAAAATATGAAGCTTTCATGCAGGACATTCTGTCTGCTTTAGAAGAACGTATCCATATTAATTACAGCTACATACAACCTGCAACGAAAGTACAGCTTGAAGACAAGAATTATCATACTGAAAAAGTCATTTATCTCCGTCAGCAGGAAAATTATATAGGAATTACTCCCGTCATGAAATACGGTGATGTGGAAGTTCCGGTCTATTCCAGGAAGCAGCTTTTTGATACAGATCAGAATGGAAATCCGTTTAAAATAGAAAGAAATGAATCAGCCGAAGCCCGCTTTACTTCTTTGGTGATGCAGCAGCATCCTGATTTTGAGGAACAGATGGACGGCTATCAGTATTTTTATCTTCACAGGGATAAGTTCCTTGATAACAACTGGTTTCTTGAAGTATTTGAGACCTGGAGAAACGAAGGGATCATTATACTTGGCTTTAACGAATTAAAAAACAATAAATTAAACCCTCACCGGGCAAAAATCAATATTCAGATTACCAGCGGACTGGATTGGTTTAATGCTAAGCTGAAAGTGGGATTTGGTCCCAAAGAAGCTTCTCTGAAACAGCTTCACCGGGCCATCCGGAATAAGAGTAAATTCGTCCAGCTGGATGACGGCAGCATGGGAATTCTTCCCGAAGAGTGGATGGAAAAGATAGCTGCTTATTTCAGAGCAGGAGAAATTGATGAAGAGCTTTTAAAGATTCCGAAAATCAATTTTTCGGAGGTAACGTCACTGTTTGAAAAAGAAATTCTGAGCAAGGAGATTCAGGAAGAACTTACCTCCTATTCCACAAAATTTTCAAAAGTAAAAAACATTCCTGAAGTAGCTGTTCCCGCTGAACTGAATGCTGAACTGAGGGATTATCAGCATGACGGACTGAACTGGCTTAATTTTCTTGACAGTTTCAACTTCGGAGGATGTCTTGCAGATGATATGGGACTTGGAAAAACCATTCAGATCATTGCTTTTATTCTTTCGCAGAGGGAAAAAAGAGGCCATACCACCAACCTGATTGTGGTTCCTACTTCCCTGCTCTTCAACTGGCAGGAAGAGATCAGCAGATTTGCACCTTCCATAAAAGTTCTGCTTCATTATGGTGCAGACCGACCGAAAACAACAGCTCATATGCCTGACTATGAAGTGGTTCTTACTACGTATGGGATGCTGCTTTCGGACATTCAATTTTTGAAAAATTTTAATTTCAATTATGTATTTCTGGATGAATCACAGGTGATTAAAAATCCTAATTCAGAAAGATACAAAGCCGCAAGACTTCTTCAATCAAGAAACAGAATTGTTCTGACCGGAACTCCTGTCGAAAACAGCACTTTTGATCTTTACAGCCAGCTTTCTTTTGCCTGTCCCGGATTATTGGGAAGCAAACAGTATTTTAAGGATATTTATGCCATTCCAATTGATAAATTTGAGTACAGCAAACGTGCCGTGGAGCTTCAGCAAAAGATAAAACCATTCATTCTCAGAAGAACCAAAAAGCAGGTTGCTAAAGAACTTCCGGATAAAACAGAAACAGTGATCTACTGTGAAATGAATACGGAACAGCGTAAAATTTATGATGCTTATGAAAAGGAGCTTCGGGAATTTATTGCCGCCAATGATGACGATGATCTGAACAAAAACAGCATGCACGTCCTTACAGGGCTTACGAGGCTCAGACAGATCTGTAATTCCCCTGTTCTGATGAAGGAGGGATATTCCGGAGAAAATGCCGTTAAAATCGAAATTCTGATGGAGCAAATCCTTGGAAAATCCAAAGATCATAAAATCCTTGTTTTCTCACAATTTGTAGGCATGCTTGATTTGATCAAGACTGAGCTGGAACGCCACAATATTCAGTTTGAATATTTAACAGGTCAAACGAAAGACAGAGGTGAAAAAGTTGCTCATTTTCAGAACAATGAAGATATCCGTGTATTTTTGATCAGCTTAAAGGCCGGAGGTGTCGGTCTCAATCTTACCCAGGCAGATTATATTTATCTTGTTGACCCATGGTGGAATCCTGCAGCTGAAAACCAGGCTATTGACCGAAGTTACCGTATAGGACAGACCAAAAATGTAATTGCGGTGAGGATGATCTGCTCCAATACTGTAGAAGAAAAGATTCTTACCCTTCAAAAGAAGAAAAAAGAACTGGCTCAGAATCTGCTGACTACAGATGGAAAGAAACTCCAGGGATTGTCTAAACAGGATTTGATGAATTTACTGGGATCTGAATCGTAATATAAAAGCTTAAAACCAGCAAAAAAAACCGACAGGTAAAGGACCTGTCGATTAAAAAACAAAAATTGATATGGATATGATTTAGATATGATGTGTCTATTTTTTAATAATCTTTTCTGTGACTGTTTTCTGATTTTTTGTATGAATTTTGATCAGATAAGTTCCTGGAACAAAACGGTCCATTGAAATCGTCATCGAATTACCTTCCAGCATCTTTTGTCCGGACATGTTATAAATTTCATATTTCTCCAATCCTTCTTTCATCTTGATTGTTATAGAATTAGCGGTAGGATTTGGATATATGGCAACAAGAGTTGATGCCTCTTTGGAAACTTCAAGGGTTGAAAGACTCTCAGGCTGAATATTTATAGTATAATCTTCTGCCTGGCCGATAAACCAATCTGAAGGACACGGAAGATTCTTCAAAGCACCCATCCAGGAATTGGATTCATAGGCTTTTACCAGTCTGAAACGGGTTTCTCCCAACTGTGCTCCTGCCGGAATGGTGATATTTCCCGTTGTCACCCCGGACTGCTGGCCAGGAACCGGATTGGAATTATCCAGATAGCCCAGATTAAACTGCTCATCGGCATCAAACTGATTATTATGGTTAAAATCAATATAAGCATAAGCGGATACGGTGGTTTGGCCATGGGTACCGCCTGTAATATTTATTGGATAGCTATTTCCACGGTTCACATTGAAAACTGTTGCTGTGAAGTTTTCAAGCACATCGGAATTTCCATCCAATGCACTGTTTCTAACAACTCCGGCAAATTCTACCGTACTGATCTCACTCACGGTTGAACTTGTAATATTTTCAGTACCGCAATAAGGAGCCGGGAAACTCGCCGTATTTCCTATGATATTCACTGTATAATCTTCCGTCTGCCCTGCTCTTAAACTGCTGTCGCAAGCTGAGCTTATAGAATTAGCGGCTGCCGGATCGGAATAAGCCTGAACATTGGTATTTTTAAGAACCCTCATTCTTGTACTTCCGATGGCAGCATTGGCCGGGATTGCTATGGTATTATTTACTGTAAAAGCATTGGCCGGATTAGCAGCATCAAGTCTTCCGATATAAAAGCTTTCTCCTGCATCATCAAAATTTCCG
Encoded here:
- a CDS encoding MFS transporter, coding for MNETPSFNAKMPTACFLLFFAHGLVFSSWASRIPIIKTALSITEAQLGTLLLLMPIGQLSTMVLAGKLISIYGSSGIIKRCFMLYPFFLLLIGLSPSYWTLGAVLFFFGVSGNMCNIAINTQAIEIESITKRTLLSSYHGAWCFAGLTGAVIGLLMINLHVGTFYHFAVIFLLVGILWLYSTKNLTNIIHKAEPQTRSIFKAVNPTLIGLGIIGFLSMAIEGAMFDWSGVYFQTIVKAPENLVILGYTSFILMMTLGRFIGNKIIEKYGKKIVLQCCGLLMSSGLFLSVFFPELWICIIAFMIIGLGSSLSVPSVYSTVGKVSTVAPSIALSFVSSISFLGFLMGPPLIGYIAESFDLRYSYGLFACFGILLAIMAGQMKVFRKS
- a CDS encoding GNAT family N-acetyltransferase, encoding MKEKWIAYPTILEGETVELIPLEKQHFEELYTAASDKELWELIPTDCSEETMFYKTYEFALSERETGNQYPFVIRHKETGKLIGSTRFFEIYPADRKLEIGWTWIIKEFWEQPSTWNANYYCSPSALMY
- a CDS encoding GNAT family N-acetyltransferase; translated protein: MKTKDDNFRSRKAIEKIGGVFEGILRKDKVLRDGSTRNAAYYSILDNEWAAAKCKIEALIKEKQSIG
- a CDS encoding helix-turn-helix domain-containing protein, translated to MEKKDNIPLKISSISELHDMLQLPKPLHPLVSLVDNTKMSIRKDMLKRSFILNFYKISYKYSTVGKMGYGQGYYDFNEGGMMFTAPGQVLSTDENAEYCGYTLLVHPDFIRSYPLAKNIKNFGFFSYDTNEALHLSDQEKTTITGLLDYIGNELNTAIDEVSQDVIVSYIDVLLNYSNRFYKRQFITRKAVNNDVLAKMDVVLEKYFNEQETLNKGLPTVEFLASTLNLSPHYLSDMLRNLTGLNAQQHIHEKLIEKAKEYLTTTGFSVSEVAYALGFEHPQSFNKLFKKKTDKTPLSYRQSFN
- a CDS encoding SDR family oxidoreductase; translated protein: MKTIFITGASTGLGKAAAQLFQNNGWKVIATMRTPEAAADLAALENVTVLPLDVTNPEQIKSTVQQALELGDIDVVYNNAGYGLIGPLEALSDDQIVKQLDTNLLGVIRVTQAFIPYFREQKKGMFISTTSIGGLVAFPLGSTYHATKWALEGWSESLAFELNTLGIDIKTVSPGGIKTDFVSRSLDSASSPAYEDMTNSLFSKMEGMMEAASTPEQIAAVVYEAATDGKKQLRYVAGEDAKAIYAQRLELGDEAFREQFGKQFM
- a CDS encoding DEAD/DEAH box helicase; translated protein: MAEYILDNINISTLSVYDLLKHTSDSAFIGIRDFREIYPVAIENNTGIFTKESSLQNFPVVTISKINSTLLCSCTCSNEKNQLCSHQAEIIHCIIEDKNYRLFFDETLRKKNFLPKAKEYGLENEPDLDQYFELEYTEGKIKILPRIKEMLPADDVMLTRDLLPQLPSKLDELAVLESDKKQILVIGKHRYYNHMTFSLMEAEITQTGKLKNPVTPVDAMQLIWKAEKPADIKFYTAITTFQNNYNEDYNTAELEALKLIVQNPLELEVYYHDREIAETVSSKSLSFIELNTLDAEVQLSVFKKDPFFEITGELLFNDIALPFKNIVLRNEYFVYNRNIFSFVDNPDMLRIIRFFKAHNEILLVHSSKYEAFMQDILSALEERIHINYSYIQPATKVQLEDKNYHTEKVIYLRQQENYIGITPVMKYGDVEVPVYSRKQLFDTDQNGNPFKIERNESAEARFTSLVMQQHPDFEEQMDGYQYFYLHRDKFLDNNWFLEVFETWRNEGIIILGFNELKNNKLNPHRAKINIQITSGLDWFNAKLKVGFGPKEASLKQLHRAIRNKSKFVQLDDGSMGILPEEWMEKIAAYFRAGEIDEELLKIPKINFSEVTSLFEKEILSKEIQEELTSYSTKFSKVKNIPEVAVPAELNAELRDYQHDGLNWLNFLDSFNFGGCLADDMGLGKTIQIIAFILSQREKRGHTTNLIVVPTSLLFNWQEEISRFAPSIKVLLHYGADRPKTTAHMPDYEVVLTTYGMLLSDIQFLKNFNFNYVFLDESQVIKNPNSERYKAARLLQSRNRIVLTGTPVENSTFDLYSQLSFACPGLLGSKQYFKDIYAIPIDKFEYSKRAVELQQKIKPFILRRTKKQVAKELPDKTETVIYCEMNTEQRKIYDAYEKELREFIAANDDDDLNKNSMHVLTGLTRLRQICNSPVLMKEGYSGENAVKIEILMEQILGKSKDHKILVFSQFVGMLDLIKTELERHNIQFEYLTGQTKDRGEKVAHFQNNEDIRVFLISLKAGGVGLNLTQADYIYLVDPWWNPAAENQAIDRSYRIGQTKNVIAVRMICSNTVEEKILTLQKKKKELAQNLLTTDGKKLQGLSKQDLMNLLGSES
- a CDS encoding T9SS type A sorting domain-containing protein, producing the protein MKKITTLSGIVLASLTNAQLQYCMPTFQYGADSNMISNVTFGTINNSSSVQSANVQIYENFTAISTDLHLGNSYPISVQGPSSTFPSDVVVFIDFNQNGNFDDAGESFYIGRLDAANPANAFTVNNTIAIPANAAIGSTRMRVLKNTNVQAYSDPAAANSISSACDSSLRAGQTEDYTVNIIGNTASFPAPYCGTENITSSTVSEISTVEFAGVVRNSALDGNSDVLENFTATVFNVNRGNSYPINITGGTHGQTTVSAYAYIDFNHNNQFDADEQFNLGYLDNSNPVPGQQSGVTTGNITIPAGAQLGETRFRLVKAYESNSWMGALKNLPCPSDWFIGQAEDYTINIQPESLSTLEVSKEASTLVAIYPNPTANSITIKMKEGLEKYEIYNMSGQKMLEGNSMTISMDRFVPGTYLIKIHTKNQKTVTEKIIKK